Part of the Arachis hypogaea cultivar Tifrunner chromosome 6, arahy.Tifrunner.gnm2.J5K5, whole genome shotgun sequence genome, ATTTATAAGCCTTATTGCAATGCATTTTGAATTAAAAGTAGTTTCTTTGTAAGCAAAATTATCAAATCATTCTAAAATAGAAGTGAAAtgcctattatatatttttttctgagtTTTTAAAGATAAAAGATTGTGTTCTATGTAAAATTGCTAATAAGTAATAAGAAATCAATAGGACACAATTTAACTTTTCACTCGAGCATCCCGCTTgtcttattaataataataataataataataataataataataataataataataataataataataaatctagcAATTaggtattaacaaaaataacaagagcaaggagattaacaaaaataataagaataaagaaAGAGGGAGTTGATATACCATGTTATCCagcacacacacatatatatatatatatatatatatatatatatatatatatatatatataaaatgatgtATTAAAATTATCTGACTATATTATGTAGTATATACATAttaatattattcattaaaattaattattaatataaaatatacattaaaaaataaatacacattaaaataaattaaatataaatatattaataattaatttaatatataaataattttttttgtaaagttACAATAAAACCAAACAAACATGGTGGGCAAAATTTCAATAtcacacttttcttttctttttaaatttattttgtcaaGCCCCAAAATAAAATGGTTTATTTTAAAAGACAATTGTATATATCTCTAAGGTTTTCGACTCAAAATAAAACAAACTACAAACTCTATTACTTTTCTTCACGAACAGGATGCTCCACGTTACacggataaaataaaaataagagtacATTGTTGGCACACAAGACTCGAACgtaacaagagaaaataacatCAAAACGGAAAACGAAATTAAAGTACTCTTAGTTACTAAAACCACACCACTATTTTAAACCAAacattttttctctctctctctactttTTACCTTTTATTAAACTTCACacgtattatattattattattattataacaactAAACTATATTTTTTAGACTACTTATGCTTAGTATGAACCACCGGTTCCATGCCCATACCTAGGATCATTGGGATTAACACCAGCACGTGTATTACGAGCGGTAGTGGTCGTAGAGGTTTGAGTCGTGCCGGTGTTAGTCCCAATAGGATGTGAGCCTATCACTCCCTCAGTCACTTGACCTGTGGGCTGTCCAGTTCCATGGCCAGGTAACGCAGACATCTGGTGGCCTCCAGTAGGATGTCCATGTTGTCCGGTTGTGGAATGAGTGGCAGTTCCGTAGTAGCCTGGGGCTATGTCCTCGGCCCGTGCCGCCTCTTTGTGGGCGGCGTTTTGATTATAAGCCGCCTGCTTCTCCATCTCGGCTTGGTTGGTCTTGTGTTCCTTCTTTTGTGTTGCCATCTGTTTTTGGATAGGGTCACGTGTACTCATCTTCTCAGCCTGATTATAAAGATAAACATTCATAAATAATGAGTTTTGCACATAATAGGTCTAATGACAACAACTAATACATATACTTAAAACCATGTATAACTCGCTCAATCTAATCAAATCACCTTCAATCATGATGATCATGTTCAATGTTAATGATAACTGATTACTGAAAAGCATGTGGagttcatattttattattaggttgctttttaataaaaatgtataGATCATCAAATGTATTCaagtaatttaattttcaaatgatACTACTTTTTAATCTGTACTTATATCTTAACTTTTGTTTGTTTCAAAGTTAAGTAGTCATTAATCACATAAAAGATTTATCTTGGCTTTACTAATAATACTTTATACAATATGAATTAAGATTTTAATTATCATAATTCATAAAATATGTTAATTACCTTCTCTTGGACGGTGGCCTTGGTTTTCTCCAAACCAGCTTGAGCAGAAGCACCAACATTAGCAGCTTTCTCCTTAATGCTCTGTCCGGTATTCTTTGCTCCTtgcattttttctctttttttttcttttttcaacaatttaattaactttaatttcacTCTTATTGCCTTAGCTTGATGTGTTTTGGCTGTGATCAATTGCATGAAATAAATAGATTTAAGTGCACCCCAAGCACTTGCACCCGTGTCATTTTGAAGCACACGTGTCCAGCTTACAAAAGTACTTGCATCACCCATTCTACACGTATAGGAGCCTCGTGTCTGTTGCCAAGGACTTTAGCGACTTAGACGTGGCAGTTTTTATAGGACACGTGCTAAACATATGTTGTTCATATTCATCCCATCCATCTAGCAGCTTCaagttgaaaataatttgttattatttat contains:
- the LOC112696112 gene encoding 18 kDa seed maturation protein, with product MQGAKNTGQSIKEKAANVGASAQAGLEKTKATVQEKAEKMSTRDPIQKQMATQKKEHKTNQAEMEKQAAYNQNAAHKEAARAEDIAPGYYGTATHSTTGQHGHPTGGHQMSALPGHGTGQPTGQVTEGVIGSHPIGTNTGTTQTSTTTTARNTRAGVNPNDPRYGHGTGGSY